Proteins co-encoded in one Arachis hypogaea cultivar Tifrunner chromosome 13, arahy.Tifrunner.gnm2.J5K5, whole genome shotgun sequence genomic window:
- the LOC112733714 gene encoding THO complex subunit 4D: protein MASSLVMSLDDRIKNRSNRGRARGRGRARSGRGASGTLGGGRMNGTVNGRRMMTGAVSAGRMTGAGRRGPLMVNARPSSYAIAKSIRRARPFPWQHDLFEDSLRAAGIQGIEVGTKLYVSNLDHGVTNEDIRELFAELGELKRYAVHYDKNGHQSGSAEVVYTRRSDAFAALKRYNNVLLDGKPMKIEIVGANAELPVTARVNVTGVNGQRKRTVVMAPRGGRGGGPAVPNRGAGIGAGWGHRGGPPRSGNGRGRGRGRGRAGVRGRGKKDAVEKSAEQLDKELENYHADAMQF from the exons ATGGCATCTTCCTTAGTCATGTCACTTGATGATAGAATAAAGAACAGGAGTAACAGAGGGAGAGCTAGAGGACGTGGTAGAGCCCGTTCTGGCCGTGGAGCAAGCGGGACTCTTGGTGGTGGGAGAATGAATGGTACTGTTAATGGTAGAAGAATGATGACTGGTGCTGTTAGTGCTGGAAGAATGACTGGTGCTGGTCGCAGAGGTCCTCTAATGGTTAATGCTCGGCCATCGTCTTATGCTATCGCCAAG TCGATTCGCAGAGCCAGGCCTTTTCCATGGCAGCATGATTTATTTGAAGATAGTCTTCGAGCTGCTGGCATACAAGGAATTGAAGTTGGCACCAAGTTGTATGTGTCGAACTTGGACCATGGAGTAACCAATGAAGACATAAGG GAACTTTTTGCCGAGCTTGGAGAGTTGAAGCGCTATGCTGTTCATTATGACAAAAATGGTCATCAAAGT GGTTCTGCAGAAGTTGTTTATACTAGAAGAAGTGATGCATTTGCTGCTCTTAAACGATATAACAATGTGCTTTTGGATGGAAAACCTATGAAGATCGAGATTGTTGGTGCCAATGCAGAGTTACCTGTAACGGCTCGTGTGAATGTCACTGGAGTTAATGGGCAGAGGAAACGGACTGTTGTGATGGC GCCAAGAGGAGGGCGAGGTGGAGGTCCTGCTGTCCCTAATCGTGGTGCTGGCATTGGTGCTGG TTGGGGACATCGTGGCGGCCCCCCAAGGAGTGGGAATGGACGAGGTCGAGGTCGGGGGCGTGGCAGGGCCGGCGTCCGAGGTCGTGGGAAAAAGGATGCAGTTGAGAAGTCAGCCGAGCAACTTGATAAAGAATTGGAGAACTATCATGCTGATGCCATGCAGTTCTGA